The Heterodontus francisci isolate sHetFra1 chromosome 33, sHetFra1.hap1, whole genome shotgun sequence genome has a segment encoding these proteins:
- the ccdc47 gene encoding PAT complex subunit CCDC47 isoform X2, with the protein MRFYLLFPLLLGCGLAVSKSDDFEDTDDIGEYDDNDFAEFEDTSEDAPQEILQKVTTVQDDEEEATVEVEDQDENQEDFEDPDAAGEGDAEGEPFDDEEFEGYEEVDRPSSRSKDPIKIVNVPHHLQNSWESYYMEILMVTGLLAYIMNYIIGKNKNNRLATAWFNSHKELLESNFSLVGDDGINKEPISTGKLTQENEHIYNLWCSGRVCCEGMLIQLKFLKRQDLLNVLARMMRPASDQVQIKVTMNEEDMDTYVFAIGSRKAMVRMQKEMQDLSEFCSDKPKSGIKFGLPDSLSILSEMGEVTEGILDNRMVHFLSNHADKIESVHFSDQFSGAKIIQEEGQPLKLPDTKKTLLFTFNVPGIGNTSPKDMESLLPLMNMIIYSIDKAKKYRLNREGKMKADKNRARVEENFLKMTHAQRQEAAQTRREEKKRAEKERIMNEEDPEKQRRLEEAALRREQKKLEKRQMKMKQIKVKAM; encoded by the exons ATGCgattctacctcctgtttcccctcCTGCTGGGCTGTGGGCTCGCTGTCAGCAAGTCTGATGACTTTGAGGACACTGACGACATCGGTGAGTATGACGACAATGACTTTGCGGAATTTGAAGACACGAGCGAGGACGCACCCCAGGAGATCCTCCAGAAGGTCACCACTGTGCAGGATGATGAGGAAGAGGCGACTGTAGAAGTAGAGGACCAGGATGAAAACCAGGAGGATTTTGAGGACCCGGATGCAGCAGGA GAAGGAGATGCAGAAGGAGAGCCATTTGATGATGAAGAATTTGAAGGTTATGAGGAGGTGGACAGACCTTCCAGCAGAAGCAAAGATCCAATTAAAATTGTTAAT GTCCCCCATCATCTGCAGAACAGCTGGGAGAGCTACTACATGGAGATTCTGATGGTAACAGGCCTCTTGGCTTACATCATGAACTACATCATTGGCAAAAACAAAAACAACAGGCTGGCTACTGCGTGGTTCAACTCTCACAAGGAACTGCTGGAGAGTAACTTTTCCCTGGTCG GGGATGATGGGATCAATAAAGAGCCCATCAGCACAGGAAAGCTGACCCAGGAAAATGAGCACATCTACAACCTGTGGTGCTCGGGGCGTGTGTGTTGTGAGGGAATGCTAATTCAGCTAAAG TTTTTGAAACGGCAGGATCTGTTGAACGTACTTGCAAGGATGATGAGGCCTGCCAGTGACCAAGTA CAAATCAAAGTGACGATGAATGAGGAAGACATGGACACTTATGTGTTTGCAATTGGGTCACGGAAGGCCATGGTCCGGATGCAGAAGGAGATGCAGGACTTG AGTGAGTTCTGCAGTGATAAGCCCAAGTCAGGGATTAAGTTTGGGCTTCCTGATTCGCTATCTATCCTGTCTGAGATGGGCGAGGTCACAGAGGGTATCCTGGACAACAGG ATGGTGCACTTCCTGTCGAATCACGCCGACAAGATTGAGTCTGTTCATTTCTCAGACCAGTTCTCTGGGGCTAAAATTATTCAAGA AGAGGGTCAGCCCCTCAAGCTGCCTGACACTAAAAAGACACTACTGTTTACATTTAATG TGCCTGGAATCGGCAACACTTCTCCAAAGGACATGGAGTCCTTGCTACCGTTAATGAACATGATTATTTATAGCATTGACAAGGCAAAGAAGTACCGTCTGAACAGAGAG GGCAAGATGAAAGCTGATAAAAATCGTGCTCGTGTGGAGGAGAACTTTCTAAAGATGACACATGCACAACGTCAAGAAGCTGCACAAACACGCAGGGAGGAGAAAAAGCGAGCAGAGAAAGAAAGGATCATGAatgaggaggacccagagaaacaGCGCCGGCTTGAG GAGGCTGCTCTCCGTCGTGAGCAGAAGAAACTGGAGAAGCGTCAAATGAAAATGAAGCAGATTAAAGTGAAAGCGATGTAG
- the ccdc47 gene encoding PAT complex subunit CCDC47 isoform X1, whose product MRFYLLFPLLLGCGLAVSKSDDFEDTDDIGEYDDNDFAEFEDTSEDAPQEILQKVTTVQDDEEEATVEVEDQDENQEDFEDPDAAGEGDAEGEPFDDEEFEGYEEVDRPSSRSKDPIKIVNVPHHLQNSWESYYMEILMVTGLLAYIMNYIIGKNKNNRLATAWFNSHKELLESNFSLVGDDGINKEPISTGKLTQENEHIYNLWCSGRVCCEGMLIQLKFLKRQDLLNVLARMMRPASDQVQIKVTMNEEDMDTYVFAIGSRKAMVRMQKEMQDLSEFCSDKPKSGIKFGLPDSLSILSEMGEVTEGILDNRMVHFLSNHADKIESVHFSDQFSGAKIIQEEGQPLKLPDTKKTLLFTFNVPGIGNTSPKDMESLLPLMNMIIYSIDKAKKYRLNREGKMKADKNRARVEENFLKMTHAQRQEAAQTRREEKKRAEKERIMNEEDPEKQRRLEDLLYDLAIGYPKYWECWCEIWRVAFRFRVRLS is encoded by the exons ATGCgattctacctcctgtttcccctcCTGCTGGGCTGTGGGCTCGCTGTCAGCAAGTCTGATGACTTTGAGGACACTGACGACATCGGTGAGTATGACGACAATGACTTTGCGGAATTTGAAGACACGAGCGAGGACGCACCCCAGGAGATCCTCCAGAAGGTCACCACTGTGCAGGATGATGAGGAAGAGGCGACTGTAGAAGTAGAGGACCAGGATGAAAACCAGGAGGATTTTGAGGACCCGGATGCAGCAGGA GAAGGAGATGCAGAAGGAGAGCCATTTGATGATGAAGAATTTGAAGGTTATGAGGAGGTGGACAGACCTTCCAGCAGAAGCAAAGATCCAATTAAAATTGTTAAT GTCCCCCATCATCTGCAGAACAGCTGGGAGAGCTACTACATGGAGATTCTGATGGTAACAGGCCTCTTGGCTTACATCATGAACTACATCATTGGCAAAAACAAAAACAACAGGCTGGCTACTGCGTGGTTCAACTCTCACAAGGAACTGCTGGAGAGTAACTTTTCCCTGGTCG GGGATGATGGGATCAATAAAGAGCCCATCAGCACAGGAAAGCTGACCCAGGAAAATGAGCACATCTACAACCTGTGGTGCTCGGGGCGTGTGTGTTGTGAGGGAATGCTAATTCAGCTAAAG TTTTTGAAACGGCAGGATCTGTTGAACGTACTTGCAAGGATGATGAGGCCTGCCAGTGACCAAGTA CAAATCAAAGTGACGATGAATGAGGAAGACATGGACACTTATGTGTTTGCAATTGGGTCACGGAAGGCCATGGTCCGGATGCAGAAGGAGATGCAGGACTTG AGTGAGTTCTGCAGTGATAAGCCCAAGTCAGGGATTAAGTTTGGGCTTCCTGATTCGCTATCTATCCTGTCTGAGATGGGCGAGGTCACAGAGGGTATCCTGGACAACAGG ATGGTGCACTTCCTGTCGAATCACGCCGACAAGATTGAGTCTGTTCATTTCTCAGACCAGTTCTCTGGGGCTAAAATTATTCAAGA AGAGGGTCAGCCCCTCAAGCTGCCTGACACTAAAAAGACACTACTGTTTACATTTAATG TGCCTGGAATCGGCAACACTTCTCCAAAGGACATGGAGTCCTTGCTACCGTTAATGAACATGATTATTTATAGCATTGACAAGGCAAAGAAGTACCGTCTGAACAGAGAG GGCAAGATGAAAGCTGATAAAAATCGTGCTCGTGTGGAGGAGAACTTTCTAAAGATGACACATGCACAACGTCAAGAAGCTGCACAAACACGCAGGGAGGAGAAAAAGCGAGCAGAGAAAGAAAGGATCATGAatgaggaggacccagagaaacaGCGCCGGCTTGAG